One window from the genome of Amaranthus tricolor cultivar Red isolate AtriRed21 chromosome 9, ASM2621246v1, whole genome shotgun sequence encodes:
- the LOC130823336 gene encoding uncharacterized protein LOC130823336 encodes MKPNKSIVTALAMQSRDIDRDYKIRLIASLDYIRYLLHQGLSFRDHDESRDSSNRGSFRELLQFLADHNEDISKVILSNAPTNQQMVSPMVQKDLVNAAAKETTKAIIEELNNDVFGILVDESRDISKKEQMAIVLRFIDTEGKIKEQFIGITHVKDTCSSTLKEGIDLVVSKHGSSISRIRGQEYDGSSNMQGSSKRQDVLKEKQAEKLLERLKKGATDSGKGLNQERTLQRASDIR; translated from the exons atgaaaccAAATAAATCTATTGTAACAGCTTTAGCAATGCAATCTAGAGACATTGATAGGGATTATAAAATACGTCTGATTGCATCACTTGATTATATAAGATATCTTCTACACCAGGGGTTATCATTTCGTGATCATGATGAAAGTCGGGATTCTTCAAATAGAGGAAGTTTTCGTGAACTTTTACAATTTTTGGCTGATCACAATGAAGATATATCTAAAGTTATTTTGAGCAATGCTCCTACAAATCAACAAATGGTATCCCCTATGGTGCAAAAAGATCTTGTCAATGCCGCTGCCAAAGAAACGACAAAAGCTATAATTGAAGAACTTAATAATGATGTCTTTGGTATTTTGGTTGACGAGTCTCGTGATATATCTAAGAAAGAACAAATGGCAATAGTTTTACGTTTTATTGATACAGAAGGAAAGATTAAAGAACAATTTATTGGTATTACTCATGTAAAGGATACTTGTTCTTCCACTCTTAAAGAGGGTATTGATCTTGTTGTTTCTAAGCACGGGTCGAGTATCTCAAGAATTAGGGGTCAAGAGTATGATGGATCAAGTAATATGCAAG GATCTAGCAAGCGTCAAGatgttttaaaagaaaaacaggCTGAAAAACTTTTAGAAAGGCTGAAAAAAGGTGCGACTGACAGTGGTAAGGGTTTAAACCAAGAACGTACTCTTCAGAGGGCTAGTGACATAAGATAG